A window of the Brassica napus cultivar Da-Ae chromosome A2, Da-Ae, whole genome shotgun sequence genome harbors these coding sequences:
- the LOC106422374 gene encoding auxin-induced protein 6B: protein MAGGLGKCSKIRHIVRLRQLLRRWRDQARMSSFSRSVPSDVPSGHVAVYVGTSRRRFVVRATYLNHPVLRNLLVQAEEEFGFVSQGPLVFPCEESVFEESVRFISHSGSTRSRGFTSPVVFKNCHVEIRSKRDLWIESRPLLHGVSEKAIW, encoded by the coding sequence ATGGCTGGAGGTCTCGGAAAATGCAGTAAGATCCGTCACATTGTGAGGCTGAGACAGTTGCTTCGACGGTGGCGCGACCAAGCACGGATGTCTTCTTTCAGCCGAAGTGTCCCGTCTGATGTACCGTCAGGACACGTTGCTGTCTACGTGGGGACCAGTCGCAGAAGATTTGTCGTGCGTGCAACGTATCTGAACCATCCTGTCCTAAGGAATCTTCTTGTTCAAGCGGAGGAAGAGTTCGGTTTTGTGAGCCAAGGTCCGTTGGTTTTCCCTTGTGAAGAATCGGTTTTTGAGGagtcggttcggtttatatccCACTCTGGTTCGACCCGGTCAAGAGGGTTTACTTCTCCCGTCGTTTTCAAGAACTGTCACGTGGAGATCAGAAGCAAGCGTGATCTATGGATTGAATCTCGGCCGTTGCTTCACGGCGTCTCCGAGAAAGCAATATGGTGA